In Mycolicibacterium aubagnense, the DNA window GGGCACCGGCATGGGCGGCATGACCTCGATGCAGACCATGTACCACGGCAACCTGCTGGGCCGGAACAAGCCGAACGACATCCTGCAGGAAGTCCTGCCGAACGTCTTCGCCGGTCACGTCGTGCAGTCGTACATCGGTAGCTACGGCGCGATGATCCACCCGGTCGGCGCGTGCGCCACCGCCGCGGTGTCGGTCGAAGAAGGTGTCGACAAGATCCGTTTGGGCAAGGCCGAATTCGTGGTCGCCGGCGGGTATGACGACCTGACGCTGGAAGCCATCATCGGCTTCGGCGACATGTCGGCCACTGCCGAGACCGCGATGATGCGGGCCCGTGGCATCAGCGACTCGAAGTTCTCGCGCGCCAACGACCGTCGTCGTCTCGGCTTCGTCGAAGGCCAGGGCGGTGGCACCGTCCTGCTGGCCCGCGGTGACCTCGCGGTCAAGATGGGTCTGCCCATCCAGGCCGTCGTCGCCTACGTGTCGTCGTTCGCTGACGGTGTGCACACCTCGATCCCGGCTCCGGGTCTGGGTGCTCTCGGTGCCGGCCGCGGTGGCCGCCAGTCGCAGCTGGTGCGCGACCTCGCCAAGCTGGGCGTCACCCCGGACGACATCGCGGTGATCTCCAAGCACGACACCTCGACGCTGGCCAACGACCCCAACGAGACCGAGCTGCACGAGCGGCTCGCCGCCTCGATGGGCCGGTCCCCGGGCAACCCGCTCTTCATCGTCAGCCAGAAGAGCCTGACCGGACACAGCAAGGGTGGCGCCGCGGCGTTCCAGATGCTGGGTCTGTGCCAGGTGCTGCGCGACGGCGTCATCCCGCCGAACCGCAGCCTGGACTGCGTCGACGACGAATTGGCCAACGCACAACACTTCGTGTGGGTGCGAGAGGCACTGAAGTTCGGCGACCGCCTGCCGATCAAGGCCGGTCTGGTGACCAGCCTCGGCTTCGGTCACGTGTCGGGCCTCATCGCTCTGGTGCACCCGCAGGCGCTGGTGGCGGCCCTCGATCCGGCAGAGCGTGAGGACTACCTGCGCCGCGCCGGTGAGCGGGTGCTGGCCGGTCAGCACCGGCTGGCGTCGGCCATCGCCGGTGGGCGTGCGCTGTACGAGAAGCCGGCCGACCGTCGCTTCAACCACGACGCGCCGGAGAAGCGTCAGGAAGCCGACATGCTGCTCGACGCCGATGCGCGCCTGGGCGAAGACGGCTGGTACGCCCGGTCGTGAGCCGTCGCGCAGTGCGCGGATTCGACAGGCTAGGTTGTTGCCCATGAGCATCCTGGGCGTGGGCATCGACCTGGTCTCGATTCCGGATTTCGCCGAGCAGGTCGACCAGCCGGGCACCGTCTTCGCGGAGACATTCACCCCAGGTGAACGCCGTGACGCCGCCGACAAGAGTTCGTCGGCGGCACGGCACCTGGCGGCCCGCTGGGCGGCCAAGGAGGCCGTGATCAAGGCGTGGTCGGGCTCGCGGTTCTCGAAGCGTCCGGTGCTGCCCGAGGGCATTCACCGCGATATCGAGGTCGTCACCGACATGTGGGGCCGGCCCAAGGTGCGGCTGTCCGGCGAGATCGCCGAGCACCTCAAGGGCGTGGCCATCCACGTGTCGCTGACCCACGAGGGCGACACCGCGGCGGCGGTCGCGATCCTCGAGCAGGACTAGGCCCCTTTTTCCTCCTTTTCCTTCTGCCGCGAGCGTGCGTGTTTGTCCCCGACACGCCGTATTGCGCGGTCATTTTGCGCGCGCTGGCCGGCCGCGAATGTGCGCAGAATGTACGCCCAGCGCGGCGTGTTGCTCGCAGACGCGCACGCTCGCGAGCTATTAGCCTTGGGCGCATGAGTGATCTCGTCGCCGCTGTCCGTGAGGTGCTGCCGTCGGTGCGTGCCGACCTGGAGGACCTGGTCCGCATCCAGTCGGTGTGGGCCGACCCGGCGCGGCACAACGAGGTCCACCGCAGCGCCGCGCTGACCGCAAAGCTGTTGTCCGAGGCAGGTTTCGGTGAGGTCCACATCGTCCAGGAGGGCGGCGCCCCGGCCGTGATCGCCCGTCATCCCGCTCCCGAGGGCGCCCCGACGGTGCTGCTGTACGCGCACCATGACGTGCAGCCTGAGGGCGATGTCGCGCAGTGGGAATCGGCTCCCTTCGAACCGACCGAGCGGGACGGCCGGCTCTATGGCCGCGGCAGCGCCGACGACAAGGCCGGTATCGCCGTGCACTTGGCGGCCATGCGGGCGCACGGCGGCAATCCGCCCGTCGGCGTGACGGTTTTCGTTGAGGGCGAAGAAGAATCGGGCTCGCCGTCCCTGGGCGCGCTCTTGAGCGCGCACAAGGATCTGCTGGCCGCCGACGTCATCGTGATCGCCGACTCGGACAACTGGAGCACCGAGATTCCGGCGCTGACGGTGTCGTTGCGGGGCCTGGCCGACTGCGTCGTCGAGGTGGCGACGCTGGACCACGGCCTGCACTCCGGGCTGTGGGGTGGCGTGGTGCCCGATGCGCTGAGTGCTCTCGTGCGGCTGTTGGCGACGTTGCACGATAACGACGGCAACGTCGCGGTCGAGGGCTCTACGAGGGCACCGCGGCCGACGTCGACCGGGGTCCGGAGTGGGTGGCGACCGAGACCGGCATGCTCGACGGCGTGCAGCAGATCGGTTCCGGCTCTGTGGTGCAACGACTTTGGGCCAAGCCGGCGATCACTGTCATCGGCATCGACACCACGTCGATCGCCAAGGCGTCGAACACGCTGATTCCGCGGGCGAGGGCCAAGGTCAGTATGCGGGTCGCGCCGGGCGGGAACGCGCTGGCACACCTGGCCGCCTTGACCCGGCATCTGGAGAGCCACGCTCCGTGGGGCGCGCGCGTCACCGTCACGCCCGGTGACGTTGGCCAGCCGTACGCCATCGACGCCAGCGGCCCGGTGTACGACGCGGCCCGGTCGGCGTTCACACAAGCGTGGGGGACCGCGCCGGTGGACATGGGAATGGGTGGGTCGATCCCGTTCATCGCCGAGTTCGCCGAGACATTCCCCGACGCAACGATTCTGGTGACCGGCGTCGAGGACCCCGGCACGCAGGCGCACAGCGTCAACGAGAGCTTGCACCTCGGCGTGCTGGAGAAGGCCGCAATCTCTGAGGCGCTGCTCTTGGACGCGCTTGCGCGCTAGGACGTTATTGCAGTGCAGGTGTGGCAGCCGTCGTCGCACCTGCGTCGCCTGCCGACCCGAATGTGCGCGGGGACCATGGATCCGCCGAGATCCGCTGGCTGTGTGCACATCCGATGCGAGTCTCGCTGTGCCATGTTCGATCTGGACTCGTCATCATCGGATGACAATGTCACGATTTGCGACAGGTCTGGCTCGAAGATGTCGAGGTGAGGGGCTGCGCGACGCTGATCAGTCGGTCAGAAGGACTCGGGATCGCGCTGAACCGACTCCGGAACCGGGTGCTGGTAGAGCCGAGAAGCGTTCTCCCAGGTGATCTTTCGGATCACGTCGGCGGGCAGACTGCCGATCTCGTCGTGGATGGTCGCCTGGGTGTGCGGCCAGGTCGAATCGCAGTGCGGGTAGTCGGCCTCGAGCATGATGTTGTCGACACCGATGCGGTCACGCTGCACGAACGACGACTGGTCCTCCACGGCGCAGAACCAGAAGTTGCGGGTGAAAACCTCGGCCGGAGTGAGCTTCTCGCCCAGCCGGTCCCAGGTGCCGTACATCGAGTGATAGCTGAGCATGTGGTCCAGCCGGTCCAGCAGTCCGGCGACCCAGCCGATACCGCCCTCGGATAGACAGATCTTGAGGTCTGGAAACCGGCTGGGCAGACCGGAATACAGCCAATCCACCGCCGCTGAGATCGCGTAGGCGAAGAACAGCACGCCCTGCACGTCCGGCGGCGCATCAGGGTGGTGGACGGGGAGGAGCCCGACGACCCGATGTGCAGGTTGACGACCGTGCCGGTCTCGGCGCACGCCGCCATCATCGGATCCCAGTACCCCGAGTGGATGGTCGGCAGTCCCAGCATCGCCGGGTTCTCGCTGAAAGTCATGGCGTGGAAACCACGTTCGGCGTTCTCGTAGATCATCTTGGCGCCCACTTCGGGGTCCAGCAGCCACGGCAGCTGGCGGGGATGATTCGGTCCGGGTACGAGCCGGCCCAGACGTCGAAGTGCCAGTCGTTCCAGGCCCGCACCGAGGCCATCGCCAGGTCGCGGTCGGTGGTGACCTGCTGCAGTCGCTGGCCGGCGAACCCGGGCAGGAACGACGGGAAGTTCAGCGAGGCGTACACCCGTTGAGGTCCATGTCCCGGACGCGTTCATGGATATCCCAAGCACCCCGGCGCATCTCGTCGAACCGGACCGGTTCGAAGCCGTATTCGGACACCGGCCGGCCGACCACCGCGTTGAACCCGACGTTGGGCAGTTCTTTGCCGTCGTAGACCCAAGTCTGGCCGCCGTTGTCGGTGTCGACCACGCGTGGCGCCCGGTCGGCGAACTTGCTCGGCAGTCGTCCGGTGAAGGTGTCAGGAGGTTCGACGATGTGGTCGTCCACCGAGATCACGGTGTACCGGCGCGGGGCGCGCGGCGGGTCGGGCAGCAGCGTGACGGTGCGGTCCGCACCCGTCTTGGCGACGGTGAAGTCGAGGTTCGCGGCCAGCTCGTCGATGGATTCCATGTCGTAACAACGCCTTTACTGCAGAACGGACGGATCGGATTTGATGGTCATGCGGGCCGCGCCGGCCCAGTACACGTCGGCCGCGCGCTCGATCAGGGAGGCCTTCATACCGACCATGTCGGACCATTTCATCTCGGCCGGCTTCAGGTTGGTCAGCAACACGTCGTAGGCCAGCTTGCAGACCCGCTCGATGGAGGCGGCCCGGTACACCGCCTCGGCCAGGTTGCGGCCGGTGGCGATGACCCCGTGGTTGGCCAGGATGGTCAGGTTCGCGGTTCCGATTCGGGCGGCCAATTCTGCTGCACGCGAGCGACTGTCGACCTCACCGTCATACTCGTCGACCAGGCAGAGGTCGTCGAGGAACAGCGATCCGGTCTGGTGTACCAGCTCGGGTAGCCGGCCCAACGCGGCGAGCACGCAGACGTAGTACGGGTGGTTGTGGATCACCACGCGCGCATCCGGGCGGACGCGGTGCAGCTCGGTGTGGATGTGGATGGCCGGGGTGACGTCCCAGCGGCCCCGCTGCACGCGAGCGTTCTCGTCGACCACACAGATGTCGGAGGCCGTGACCTCCTGCCACCACAGGCCCCATGGGTTGACGTACATCTCGGCCCGGCCGTCGGGCTGCCAGGTGATGTGCCCGGCCAGGTTCTCCGCGAACCCGATGCTCGCAAGGTGGCGGAAGGCGACGGCCATGGCCTGTTCGTCGGTGAGGTCGACGCCGATCGGTGGCGTCACCGAGGGTGCCCAGACCTCCAGTCCGCCGCGGCGCGGTTTTCAGCTGCGGTCATGTCCGTCTCCCATCCGGGCTCGAATGTCTTCGCGCAGTCGGCCTTTGGCGACCTTGCCACCCGAGGAACGGGGCAACTCATCGACGACGATCAACCGTTCGGGCAGCAGTTCTTTCGACACGTCCAACGCCAGAAGGTGCGTGCACAGCTCGCCGAGCTCCAGCGCCGCCGCGTCGATCAATTCGACGTAGACGCAGACCTTTTCACCGAATACCGGATCAGGCATGGCCACCGCGGCGGCAAGGCCGACCGCCGGATGCATCATGACGACGTCCTCGACCTGCGCAGCGCTGATGTTCTTGCCGCCGCGCACGATGAAGTCGGACGTGCGGCCCGTCACACTCAGATAGCCGTCGGCGTCGATCTCGCAGATGTCGCCCATCCGCATCCAGCCGTCGGCGGTGAACAGCTTGTCGTGGTCGGTGCCACCCAGGTAGCCGAGACTCGTTGCCGGGCCGCGGCAGGCGGGCTGTCCCCGGCCGGTGTCGGTGACGTCGGTGTCGCCGTCGAACAGGCGCACTTGCATGTCGGCGACGATCCGACCTCCGGTGCGCAGCCGGTGCTCCAGGGAATCGTGCACCGTGGTGCCGCTGAGCAGGCCGGTCTCGTTGGAACCGTAGAACTGTAGAATCGTTGCGCCGGTGAGCTTTTCGAAATCGTGCGCGGGCCGGTAGGGCAGGGCTTCGCCACCGGTGAACACCACCCGTAGTGAGCTCAGGTCGTACTCGCGGGCGACCGGGTCCGCCATGATCATGGTCAGTTGAGTACTGACACAACACAACACGGTGACCTTGTGCCGCTCGATGGCCGCGCACGCCGCCGCCACGGTGAAGCGGTCCAACAGCACGGCGGTGGAGCCCAACAGGATCGGGGTGATGTGGGTGGTCCACAGCCCGAAACCGAACGGGGTCGGGATGACGGGAAGGAACACGTCGTCAGAAGCGAGCAGTCCGTTGGCGACGGCCTGCTGGTGGAAGTAATACCAACGGTTCTGCGTATGCACGACGCATTTGGGCAGCCCGGTGGTCCCCGACGTCGAGTTGATGAGGAAGACGTCGTCGGGACCGAGCCGCGCATCGGGGCTCAGGTCGGCGGCGTCGGTACCCAGGGAGAGGTCGTCCAGCGTCAGGACCGGGCAGCCGATGGCAGTGGCCACGGTCTGGGCCTGATCCTGGCGCGGGGGATCGGTGAGCAGCAGCTGTGGTTGCGCGCCCTGCAGAATCGCCGTCACCTCGCGGATTCCCGCACGTGCGCCGACGCCGACCACCACCGCGCCGCACCGCTCGATCGCGACGAACAGCACGTGGATTGCCGTGGTGTCGCCGTGCCACACCGCGATCCGGTACCCGGGCGAACGTCCATGACCGCCAGCTCGCCGGCCAAAGCGGTTGCGGCGGAATCGAATTCACGCCAGGTCAGCGACCGGTTCGGATGGTCCACATATGCGGTGCGGTCGGGGGTGTGAATCGCGTTGGCGCGGACGGCATCCGAGATCGTGGCGGCGGTCCACCAGCCGTTGGCGTAGAAGCGCGCCACGTCCTCGGCGGTGAATGCGGGCGATCTCGTGACTCCCGCGGTTTCCATGGTCGTCGCCTTTGCCGGCCACATTTTCAAATCATATGAAAATAAGGGTGTGCGTTGTCAAGGATTCACGAAGATCGGGTGCGCGTGCGCACCATGGCGGGGTCGACCACCCCGGCCGACCCCGGGTAGTGCTGGGCGCCGAGGAGGTGCGTGGCAGCCAATTCACGTGCCCGTTCAGCCTCACCGGCCTCGATGGCGTCGATCAGCGTGCGGTGCTCATCCAGCGCAGCCCGGCGCTCGTCGACGGGGATGCTGCCGTGGTCGGTGAACTGCCGCGACCAGCTCAGCTCGTGCGACGACCAGAGCGCCTCTAGTGCCCCGGCGAGGATGATCATCGTTTCGTTGCCGCAGTGCTGCACCAGCGCCTCGTGGAACCGCCGACTGGCGGAAGTCGCCAGAACGAGATCTTCGACAGATGCCACCGACTCGGCGTGAAGCTGCCGAAGTATCGGCACCACGGCGGTCTTGCGGTCAGTGCGCCCGGCGCACAGTGCCGCGCAGGCCGGTTCCACCTGCTGCAGGGCGGCGCCGACGTCGCCCAGGCTCACCTGGTTCGCGCCGAGCACCAAGCCCATCGTGTACGCCACATTGCTCGCACTGGGACGGTGGACCACCGATCCGCCAAGCTTGCCGCGCCGGACGCTGAGCAGTCCTTCGGCATCCAGGATGCGGATGGCCTCGCGCAGCGACGGCTTGCTGATCGGAAACTGGACCAGCAGCTCGTCTTCTGTGGGTAGCACGCTGCCGTCGGCGAGATCGCCGCTGAGGATGCGCCGGCGCAACTCGTCGGCCACCTGTTCGGCGAGGCGGCGAAAACGGACGTCAGGCGCGGCCACGGGTCGAGTGTGCCAGAGCGGGGCGCCACGGTGACCGAAGTCGGCACCCGACCGGTCCGGTGTGGCCCGGGGGTACGAAACGTCGTACCCCCAGGCGCCGGCGTTCTACTCGTCGTCGTCCTCGTCCTCGTCGTCTTCGTCCTCATCGAAGTCCAGATCGAGCGGGTCTTCACTGTGGGGGTCCACGGAGTACTGCTGCCAGTAGGACGGGCTGAAGTAGATGGTGTCTGAATGGTCGGCGTCGTCGCCGATCTGGACCCAAAGAATCTGGTCCTTCTCGCCATAGCTCAGCGCCTGGGGGTAGCGAATGCTGCTGTCGACAGTGCGGATGTGGATGTTGTGCGTCACGCCAAAAGTCTTGCACCTGAACGTATCTGCGGCTGTTTGCGGAACACTGATAAACACAACGATTGGCCGAATGGCCACGCAGCTGTCACGCGTGGTTGGGCCGGTCGCCACACCGTTCCTGGCTCAGGGCTCGCCGAGCCAGGAACCGGCGACGACGCGGGTGGTCAGACGGACAGGTCCCGGCGCAGCTTCGCCACGTGGCCCGTCGCCTTGACGTTGTACTGCGCGACCTCGACGTTGCCCTTCTCGTCGATGAGGAACGTCGACCGGATGACGCCCTGCACGGTCTTGCCGTACATCGTCTTCTCGCCGAACGCGCCGTAGGCGCTCAGCACCTTGCGCTCGGGGTCGGACAGCAGCAGGAAGGTCAATCCTTCGTTGTCGCGGAACTTGGCGAGCTTCTCCGGCTTGTCGGGGGAGATGCCGATGACATCGAGTCCGGCCTCGTTGAGTTCGGCCAGGCTGTCGCGGAAATCGCAGGCCTGCTTGGTGCAGCCCGGTGTCGAGGCCGCGGGATAGAAGTAGACGATGACCTTGCGGCCCTTGTAGTCCGACAGCTTCACCGTGTTTCCGTCGGCGTCGGGCAGGCTGAATGCGGGGGCTTTGGCGCCCACTTCGAGTCGCGGTGTCGGTGCCACCGGGGTGTCCCTTCTGTCGGCCAAGCGTTGCTGTTACGGCAAGCTGCTCTAGGGTAGAGCGCCAAGGAGCAACGCGAGCTGGAGGGCTGAAGTGGCTGACCGGAATCCTGACGAGATCAAGCAGGAAATCGATCGTGCACGCGATCAGTTGGCGTTGACGGTTGACGCCCTCGCGGAGCGGGCAAATCCCCAGCGGCTGGCGGACGACGTAAAGGCCAAGGCCATTGCGATCGTCTCCGCCGGCGGTGATCGCGTCGTTCGCCGGGCTCGGCGTTGTCGTACTGGTGGTGGTTATCCGCAAGATCCGCGGATAACCCGACCTTTGTAGTTCCCTCGACGCGGCGTCAGCCAGCCTGGCAGCCAGCTGCGGGGAGGATTCGCGACCCGGCCCAGCCGGGTGCAGTTATGGACGATGACCAGGGTGTCGTCGGCTGCTGTCACAACGTCGGTGCTGGGCGCTGCGTAGGCGGCACTGGCGATGGGTGTCATCAGCTAACTCCCTCCAGGCGTCGTCACTTATATTTCTACACCATCGTGCACGCTTTCAGCTAACGCTATTTTTGCGTGGCGCATCACAAAATGGCAGGTCCATCAGATTTTTCGCGATACTTGGACGTGGGCCGCTATTGACGGCGCTGACGGTATGTCGGGACGCGGCGCGGCAATGCTGGCAACGGTGGCGCGACGGACTGGTCGAATCCCGCACCGATTTCCGGCTGGTGGACCCGACGGGCCTCTCGGGGTGTGACGTTGGCTACAGCGCGGTACGGTTGCGTGGTGGTCGCGGGTCTCGACCCAGTGCTCTTACCCGCAGTGACGACGTTGAAAACGGCGCTGACCATACGATTTCACCCTGCAGCCATCGGGCTGTTAATGTCTCTCTCGCGCGCCGTTAGCTCAGTTGGTAGAGCAGCTGACTCTTAATCAGCGGGTCCGGGGTTCGAAACCCTGACGGCGCACTTCAGACAGGGTGCCCCCTCCTTCGGGAGGGGGCATTCATCGTTTATTCATCGTTTATTGCGCGGTCCATGAGGTCTGCGACAGTCCTGTGCACCCTGCCTCGTGCCATGTAGCGATCCTGTGTCATCGACACTTTCGCGTGGCCCAGATGGTCCGCGCCGACTCGCGCGGATAGCCCTTCCTCGTCGATGAGGGTCGCGAGCGTCTTGCGGAAACTGTGGGTGGTAACTCCCGGCACGCAGAGATTCTCGCGGACCTCTCGCCACTGCCGGTTGAAGTTCTTGGTGTCGCGCCATGTTCCGGCCGACGACGAGAAGATCATCTCCTGCTCTCCGAGCCAGCCCAGCTTCCGGCGTGCGGCGAGCATGTCTCGGGCGAATTTGGTAGGGCTATCTCCCGCGTACCCGCTTCGGACTTGGTGACATCCACGCGGCGCAGGCCCTTGCCTTTCTCTCGCAGAACTTTGCCGGTGATCGCTATGGTGCCGGTCGCCACGTCGTAGTCGGTCCAGCGCAGGGCTAACAGCTCGGATTCGCGCAGGCCGGTGGCGATGAACATGATGATGGGATCGGTCAGGTCCTTCTTGCGGCATGCAGGCGACTCCAGCAGCTTCACCCACAGAGCGTGAAGCTGATCGCGGTCGAGGGCGTTGGCTCCCTTGGGTTTCGCGGGGATAGCGATAGGGCGGACGTCACGCACGGGATTGGTCGACAGCACTGTGGCCATCACGGCCAGATCGAGTCCGCCCTTGAGGATCGTCCTGGCCTGCTTAGCTTTCGCGGCCCCGCTGCCATCTCGGAACTTCCGCAGCGCGGCGTCCAGTCGTGCCGGGGTTGCTTCGGCGACCATCACCCCGCCCATCACCTTCTTCAGGCCGCCCAGCGCTGACCTGTACGTCTCGATGGTGTTTGGAGACTTCCCGTCGGCCTCCAGGCGATTGATGTGCTCCTCGCATAGGACTACGACTTTGGTTGCGGGCGTAATCTCGCCGCCGACTCCGGGTGCACGGCGCGCGGCCAGGTACTCGGCAAGGGCCTCCTCGGCGAGCCGACCGTGTCGGTCTCCTGTCGGCCCGTACCGCTGGACGATGCGCGTCATGCCGTCGGCGTCGCGGTATCGGCATTTCGCCATCCAGCGGCCATCTGGGAGGGCTGAGCGGGTGATCCGCCCGTGCGTGCCGATCCGTAGCGGCGGCCTACCTGCCATCAATTTCACCTCGCTCCGCCGCTCGGATCTGCGGCGTCTCATTGTCGCGCTAGGCACTGACGTTCGTGGAGCCCCTACAGCCGTTCTAACTGCTGTAGCAAAACTATAGATCCACTAGGCCGTTGCTATACAGAAACTATACGTGCAGGTCAGAGGTTTATTTCGGAGGGTGTTCCTGTATGGTGAAGTCTATCGGCAAACGTTGGAGGTTGCTCATATGTCAGAGTTTGAACCTGGGAATGTATGGCTATCGCGGGAGGACGTTGCTCGCCGTCAAGGAATCCCAGTCGCGACGCTTGCCCAGTGGGCATGTCAGGAAAAGGTCCCCGGTATGCCCGCTTCGGCAGGTATGCCCGGTACCGGTTGGCTGACGTAATCGCTTGGGAAAACGAACAATTCGGAGACCGGGGCCACGGCCATGATGCCGCCTAAATAGCTCACCGCCAGAACTCACGGGACTGCCGACCGGCATTTCCGGCGATCAACTGCACCCAAATTCGGAAAAGGCTGGAAACTACATGAGCAAGAAGTTGCCTGCGTTCTGCAGGGGCTGTGACACCGTTGTCGATTTCGTCGCGTACCGCTGCCCGCGAGGGGTCGGCTACTGCGTCAAGTGCATGGTCGACGCCCCGGTCGCGTCGGTTGCCCACGCCTTGGGCTTACCGTCGTCGACCGAGCTGCTGTACCGGCCCGGTGATCGGGTCCATGCCGCCATCGCCGGTATCTGTGTCGACGGCATCGGCACTGTGGTTGACCTGAGGTTCCATTTGGACGGTGTCGGTGGTGACCGCGTCATCTACCGAGTCGCGCTCGATGAGCCGACCGACGACCCTCTGACTGATGGCTGGTATAGCCCTCGCGACTTGTGGCCCGCCGTGGACGATCTGGACGCCGAGTTTGCCGCATTGACGTCAGGCACACCATGACCACGACGACGCCCACTGTGCTGCACACCCGACGCGCTCGGCATGGTCACCAGGCCGTGCAGATCGCCTGCGAGGTATGCGGGTGTTTCCGCTGGATGGTCATCTCACTGGCCAGCTCTGGCGACACCGACCTGCCCTGTCACAGTCGCCGCGAGCTGACATGCGGATGAAGTGCAATACCGGTCGCGGTGACGTTTTCGGGATTTTCACCGAGCGCACCCGGTCAACGACGCTCGTCTGAAGTCCATGAATTGGTAGGGCCACAGCTCCCGCCCGGTCCATGGACCATCTACTTAGCCGCCTGGGAGGCGCGCACCATGCTCGACAGAGACTGGATTGCTGACATCGAATTTCGGCGCGATTACGCCGGGGGCATCGCCCCTTGTACTGCTCGCCGCCATCGTCGCGACGACCCTGACTGGCCCGAGAGTCGGATCATTCTGGGGCGGCTCTACTACCGGCGGAAGGCCGTCGAGGCCTGGCTAGAACGCCTCAAGTCCTCGCCGGACTCCCGTGGGTGCGCCACTTCTGATACCTACATCACTGGCAAGGAAGCCGAATGAGTGGGACAGGCCGCCCCGACGCAGTGAACGTCGAGACGGCCCGCCAGGAAGCCCTTGCCACAGGTACTACCAATCATTCTTCGTCGGCTGTCGGCGACTTGAACAACTTGTGTCCATCGACTGCGCAGCAGCACTTGTCCGTCGATGAGGTGCTCGACGCGCTGAATCGGGGCGACGATGAGTTCACAGCGGTGTGCCACAGGCCGGTAGATGGTCAGTTCACCACCAGCGTGGTCGCGTCGGTCGACGCCAGCAGAGCAGTAGGCAAGCTGGCCCTAGAGGCCGATGTCTGGTTCTCGGTGAACCCAACGCGCGGACCGGCTCGGGATGGCCAGGGCCGCGGCATTGAACGTGACGTCGCGCGCTGGGCGGCGCTCTGGGCTGACCTGGACGTCAAGCCCGCAGGGTTTCGAGACCTCGATGAGTGTGCTGCATTCGTCGACACCATGTCTGCCCTGATCGGAAGCCGTCCTTCAGCGGTGATTCACAGCGGGCACGG includes these proteins:
- a CDS encoding tyrosine-type recombinase/integrase, which codes for MLAARRKLGWLGEQEMIFSSSAGTWRDTKNFNRQWREVRENLCVPGVTTHSFRKTLATLIDEEGLSARVGADHLGHAKVSMTQDRYMARGRVHRTVADLMDRAINDE
- a CDS encoding site-specific integrase translates to MTRIVQRYGPTGDRHGRLAEEALAEYLAARRAPGVGGEITPATKVVVLCEEHINRLEADGKSPNTIETYRSALGGLKKVMGGVMVAEATPARLDAALRKFRDGSGAAKAKQARTILKGGLDLAVMATVLSTNPVRDVRPIAIPAKPKGANALDRDQLHALWVKLLESPACRKKDLTDPIIMFIATGLRESELLALRWTDYDVATGTIAITGKVLREKGKGLRRVDVTKSEAGTREIALPNSPETCSPHAGSWAGSESRR
- a CDS encoding DUF7245 domain-containing zinc-binding protein, with product MSKKLPAFCRGCDTVVDFVAYRCPRGVGYCVKCMVDAPVASVAHALGLPSSTELLYRPGDRVHAAIAGICVDGIGTVVDLRFHLDGVGGDRVIYRVALDEPTDDPLTDGWYSPRDLWPAVDDLDAEFAALTSGTP
- the acpS gene encoding holo-ACP synthase AcpS; this translates as MSILGVGIDLVSIPDFAEQVDQPGTVFAETFTPGERRDAADKSSSAARHLAARWAAKEAVIKAWSGSRFSKRPVLPEGIHRDIEVVTDMWGRPKVRLSGEIAEHLKGVAIHVSLTHEGDTAAAVAILEQD
- a CDS encoding class II aldolase/adducin family protein gives rise to the protein MTPPIGVDLTDEQAMAVAFRHLASIGFAENLAGHITWQPDGRAEMYVNPWGLWWQEVTASDICVVDENARVQRGRWDVTPAIHIHTELHRVRPDARVVIHNHPYYVCVLAALGRLPELVHQTGSLFLDDLCLVDEYDGEVDSRSRAAELAARIGTANLTILANHGVIATGRNLAEAVYRAASIERVCKLAYDVLLTNLKPAEMKWSDMVGMKASLIERAADVYWAGAARMTIKSDPSVLQ
- a CDS encoding FadR/GntR family transcriptional regulator — encoded protein: MAAPDVRFRRLAEQVADELRRRILSGDLADGSVLPTEDELLVQFPISKPSLREAIRILDAEGLLSVRRGKLGGSVVHRPSASNVAYTMGLVLGANQVSLGDVGAALQQVEPACAALCAGRTDRKTAVVPILRQLHAESVASVEDLVLATSASRRFHEALVQHCGNETMIILAGALEALWSSHELSWSRQFTDHGSIPVDERRAALDEHRTLIDAIEAGEAERARELAATHLLGAQHYPGSAGVVDPAMVRTRTRSS
- the bcp gene encoding thioredoxin-dependent thiol peroxidase; amino-acid sequence: MAPTPRLEVGAKAPAFSLPDADGNTVKLSDYKGRKVIVYFYPAASTPGCTKQACDFRDSLAELNEAGLDVIGISPDKPEKLAKFRDNEGLTFLLLSDPERKVLSAYGAFGEKTMYGKTVQGVIRSTFLIDEKGNVEVAQYNVKATGHVAKLRRDLSV
- a CDS encoding class I adenylate-forming enzyme family protein, giving the protein MLFVAIERCGAVVVGVGARAGIREVTAILQGAQPQLLLTDPPRQDQAQTVATAIGCPVLTLDDLSLGTDAADLSPDARLGPDDVFLINSTSGTTGLPKCVVHTQNRWYYFHQQAVANGLLASDDVFLPVIPTPFGFGLWTTHITPILLGSTAVLLDRFTVAAACAAIERHKVTVLCCVSTQLTMIMADPVAREYDLSSLRVVFTGGEALPYRPAHDFEKLTGATILQFYGSNETGLLSGTTVHDSLEHRLRTGGRIVADMQVRLFDGDTDVTDTGRGQPACRGPATSLGYLGGTDHDKLFTADGWMRMGDICEIDADGYLSVTGRTSDFIVRGGKNISAAQVEDVVMMHPAVGLAAAVAMPDPVFGEKVCVYVELIDAAALELGELCTHLLALDVSKELLPERLIVVDELPRSSGGKVAKGRLREDIRARMGDGHDRS